One window of the Rhizorhabdus dicambivorans genome contains the following:
- a CDS encoding SMP-30/gluconolactonase/LRE family protein, producing MPRVTRILAEDFYYGEGPRWHEGRLWFSDFYARAVKSVSLAGDLRVEFEIDDQPSGLGWMPDGSLLVVSMTKRQLLRRKPDGTISVHADLGRIATFHCNDMVVDSAGGAYVGNFGFNMDEEIAIRGAPDVIARHVTANIAYVSPDGQMQVAADGMDFPNGSIITPDGRTLIVSESLGSRLSAFDIGPHGVLSKRRVWAPTPGRIPDGVCLDAEGAVWFAAGIAPECVRIAEGGEVLEIVETGLPCFACMLGGPDGKTLFMLTAESADQEIAARARTGKLVIAEVDSGRAGLP from the coding sequence ATGCCACGCGTGACGCGGATACTGGCCGAGGATTTCTATTACGGCGAGGGGCCGCGCTGGCACGAGGGCCGACTGTGGTTCAGCGACTTTTATGCTCGCGCGGTGAAATCGGTTTCACTCGCCGGAGATCTTCGCGTGGAGTTCGAGATCGACGATCAGCCTTCCGGCCTCGGTTGGATGCCGGACGGCTCGTTGCTGGTCGTCTCCATGACCAAGCGCCAGCTTTTGCGGCGGAAGCCGGATGGAACGATCTCGGTCCATGCCGACCTAGGTCGGATCGCTACGTTCCACTGTAATGACATGGTCGTGGATTCCGCCGGTGGGGCCTATGTGGGGAATTTCGGCTTCAACATGGATGAAGAGATCGCGATCCGTGGGGCTCCCGACGTCATTGCCAGACATGTCACCGCGAATATCGCCTATGTCTCGCCGGATGGACAGATGCAGGTTGCCGCTGACGGCATGGATTTCCCCAACGGCTCCATAATCACGCCCGATGGCCGGACGTTGATCGTCAGCGAAAGCCTGGGCAGCCGGTTGTCCGCTTTCGATATCGGCCCGCATGGAGTGCTTTCGAAGCGCCGGGTCTGGGCCCCGACGCCGGGCCGCATTCCTGATGGCGTGTGCCTTGATGCCGAGGGAGCGGTGTGGTTCGCGGCCGGCATTGCTCCCGAATGCGTACGGATCGCCGAAGGTGGCGAGGTGCTCGAGATTGTCGAGACGGGGCTGCCCTGTTTCGCCTGCATGCTCGGCGGTCCCGATGGAAAGACGCTTTTCATGCTGACCGCAGAATCGGCCGATCAGGAGATCGCGGCCCGCGCGCGAACCGGCAAGTTGGTCATCGCGGAGGTCGATTCCGGAAGGGCCGGCCTACCTTAG
- a CDS encoding TonB-dependent receptor produces MKSSSIRARLLATGASSALLFTLGAEQVQAADASPAPETASAEIAEIVVTATRRQQALKDVPLSVQAVSPEALRRKTIQDTQDLSTLSPTLNFSTGNSANAQGLALRGVSSVAIQNGIQPSVAIVIDGVAIARQSEFIIDLGDIERIEILNGPQGTLFGKNSTAGVLNIVTQQPTSKVEAMAEAIVTNDEEYSIRTMINLPITDRLRLRATGFYRDQNPLIKNFTGPDVLGLEAYGANLKLAYDISDAATYTIAGTYSHTNSSRGQLIQVGGNVFGALYTSLISPAPIGRGTDVINTDSPAKDVYQSRSVSGTLNWTLNDHLDLVAITAYTKYKEDSIIDLDVSPQSFKIGKGFNLPGVFYPLTTVDYGIKDRFPDRFHYVSQEIRLNFHSDRWNTIVGGYFQDYHDRYQLKLATVLDSSLLGMAPGTYFFSLNLPRAKISDRTVSIFGDTTFEVTDKFKLFGGLRYTNEKVDVTYHRDVFAGPLSALNPITGVYALPPQTVDNQDSDTINNLSGRIGIQYQPDRALNLYASYARGYKGPAVDVGQTSPVSGRAILKPEIADAFELGAKLRVRRLSLNVALFHQTIHDIQISTARTGGVNLNPVLINGGKLRTKGVEAEGELAVDSHLRLSAGVAYNDATYGSFPYVCNPAQTATGTCPNYIQAGFQNIKGHRALVSPEWKYNLGMDYSGEFRSGLSYYLRTDWVWSSKIQYSLDNNPLTQERSHGMLNASVGLRSDHWEVQIFAKNLTNDFYYSNLNSLSVIGAPLGYIPRDYKRYGGAKLTLRY; encoded by the coding sequence ATGAAATCATCGAGTATAAGGGCAAGGCTACTGGCCACCGGTGCTAGCTCGGCCTTACTGTTCACGCTTGGCGCCGAGCAAGTCCAGGCTGCCGACGCTTCGCCTGCGCCGGAAACCGCCTCTGCCGAAATCGCCGAGATCGTGGTCACCGCCACGCGCCGCCAGCAGGCGCTGAAGGATGTGCCTCTTTCAGTGCAGGCGGTGTCCCCGGAAGCGCTCAGGCGCAAAACAATTCAGGACACGCAGGATCTTTCCACGCTTTCGCCGACGCTGAACTTTTCGACGGGTAATAGTGCCAATGCCCAGGGGCTGGCCCTTCGTGGTGTGAGCTCGGTGGCGATCCAGAACGGTATCCAGCCGAGCGTGGCGATTGTCATCGATGGCGTGGCGATCGCCCGCCAGTCAGAATTCATCATCGATCTTGGTGACATCGAGCGGATTGAGATACTGAACGGCCCGCAGGGTACGCTATTCGGCAAGAATTCCACTGCCGGTGTGCTCAACATCGTCACCCAGCAGCCCACGAGCAAGGTCGAGGCGATGGCAGAAGCGATCGTCACGAACGACGAGGAGTATAGCATTCGCACGATGATAAACCTGCCGATCACGGATCGGTTGAGGTTGCGTGCCACGGGTTTCTACCGCGATCAGAATCCGTTGATCAAGAATTTCACAGGCCCTGATGTCCTTGGCCTGGAAGCCTATGGGGCCAACCTCAAGCTGGCCTATGATATTTCAGACGCCGCCACCTATACGATCGCCGGAACATACTCCCATACGAATAGCAGCCGCGGACAGCTTATACAGGTGGGCGGAAATGTGTTCGGGGCCCTCTACACCAGTCTTATCTCGCCAGCGCCGATCGGTCGGGGCACTGACGTGATCAATACGGATAGTCCTGCCAAGGATGTCTATCAGTCGCGGAGCGTTTCGGGAACCTTGAACTGGACACTCAATGATCACTTGGATCTGGTGGCGATCACCGCCTATACCAAATATAAAGAGGACAGCATCATCGATCTTGATGTGTCCCCGCAGAGTTTCAAGATTGGGAAAGGTTTCAATCTACCCGGCGTTTTCTACCCCCTGACGACTGTCGACTATGGAATAAAGGATCGGTTTCCGGATCGATTCCATTATGTGTCTCAGGAAATAAGACTGAACTTCCACAGTGATCGTTGGAATACGATCGTCGGCGGATATTTCCAAGACTATCATGACCGGTATCAGCTCAAGCTCGCGACGGTACTCGACAGCAGTTTATTGGGAATGGCGCCGGGTACGTATTTCTTCAGTCTCAATCTGCCCAGGGCGAAGATCAGTGACCGAACAGTATCGATCTTCGGCGATACGACGTTCGAGGTTACGGACAAGTTCAAATTGTTCGGCGGGCTTCGCTACACCAACGAGAAGGTCGACGTCACATATCACCGCGACGTGTTCGCGGGGCCGCTGTCGGCGCTCAATCCGATAACCGGTGTTTACGCCTTGCCGCCGCAGACGGTCGATAATCAGGATTCGGACACCATCAACAACCTGTCCGGCCGGATCGGGATCCAGTATCAGCCGGATCGTGCGCTGAATCTCTACGCATCCTATGCTCGCGGCTACAAGGGGCCAGCGGTCGATGTCGGTCAGACCTCGCCGGTTTCCGGCAGGGCGATCCTCAAGCCCGAAATCGCGGATGCCTTTGAACTGGGCGCAAAGCTGCGGGTGCGCCGGCTGTCTCTCAACGTGGCGCTTTTCCATCAAACTATCCACGACATCCAGATCAGCACGGCCCGCACCGGCGGTGTGAATCTCAACCCCGTTCTGATCAATGGCGGCAAACTGCGCACCAAGGGTGTGGAGGCGGAAGGCGAGCTCGCAGTGGACTCCCATCTTCGGCTATCGGCCGGAGTTGCCTATAACGATGCCACCTATGGCAGTTTTCCCTATGTCTGCAATCCGGCCCAGACCGCGACGGGAACCTGCCCCAACTACATCCAGGCAGGCTTCCAGAACATCAAGGGTCATCGGGCCCTGGTTTCGCCCGAATGGAAGTATAATCTCGGGATGGATTACAGTGGCGAGTTCCGTTCCGGCCTTTCCTATTACCTTCGGACGGATTGGGTCTGGTCGAGCAAGATACAATATAGCCTGGACAACAATCCACTGACCCAGGAACGTAGCCATGGTATGCTGAATGCCAGCGTCGGCCTCAGGAGCGATCATTGGGAAGTGCAGATCTTCGCCAAGAATCTGACCAATGATTTTTATTATTCGAACCTGAACTCATTGTCCGTGATTGGAGCGCCGCTGGGCTACATCCCGCGTGATTACAAGCGCTATGGCGGTGCCAAGCTGACTCTCCGTTACTGA
- a CDS encoding TonB-dependent receptor plug domain-containing protein: MHCLFRTMVGERRFRSMIMVGASIAALSGTAHAQKSADREAEGNEIVVSGTRVVRDGYDAPTPTTVIGTEMLEKRAPLTIVDALATLPGFKQSATPGSTAQGATGSNGQSFVNMRGLGANRTLVLVDGQRFVPSTSQATVDLAMLPSFLIKRVDIVTGGASASWGSDAVAGVVNFVLDHQFSGLKANIAGGIAERGDGQNFTMSAAYGRNLGDRLHVIIGGEYYHHEGVPARSRPWSENRGDTTLIATPGYTPTNGLPRLTLSPFVYGNAPYAGVIVNPPLRGTTFNPDGTVSATPFAYCRSTTTLTASNELCDGPRDGRIYSTYYTVMTPKQDRGTGYIRFDFTPSDNITLHADALYGSSKTEFTSTLATTTVLGALTIPTTNPFVPATLRNQLVAAGQTAFTFQRSFLDFNNGDGFSHVTRHNRTQRYTAGLDADLGDRWKLRGYFEYGKNRSDFVFDTIPIVSRFREAVDAVVSPSGAIVCRSTLTNPNNGCVPLNPFISSGRSQQELAYYIGASESTLWIREHAAAVNLNGEPITLPAGPVSIALGAEYRKNSARQVVDALSAARAFVGANQQPLRGALSAKEVFGEVVVPIVKDVPLLNNLDVSGAARVTDYSNSGTVTTWKAGVNYNPIADLRLRLTRSRDIRAPNILELYNSALQTTVTVIDPRTNTSVAAQNFTVGNTNLQPEIADTLAWGFVYRPSWLRGFGLSVDFFNIKIKEAVGTLSNQDILNRCQAGNADLCTLVTRNAAGTITAITNQVLNLRRVDVKGIDFDASYAFDLGAGRMAVRGLANYVSKFQTSDGVTSINQAGSLLNGQPKWSADVTVNYNIGPVGIMTNWVYIGSGSYDNQYKEGIDINDNRVGSINYFNLQADYTQKVGNGKIVYYFKVDNIFDQSPPNEFPIVGNNYDRVGRRFLAGARFQF; the protein is encoded by the coding sequence ATGCACTGTCTTTTTCGTACCATGGTGGGCGAGCGACGCTTCCGCTCGATGATCATGGTCGGCGCTTCGATCGCGGCACTGTCGGGCACCGCCCACGCCCAAAAGTCTGCGGACCGGGAAGCCGAGGGCAATGAAATCGTGGTTTCCGGCACCCGTGTCGTCCGGGACGGCTATGACGCCCCTACGCCGACCACGGTCATCGGCACCGAAATGCTCGAAAAACGTGCGCCGCTGACCATCGTCGATGCTCTTGCGACGTTACCCGGCTTCAAGCAATCCGCTACGCCGGGATCAACCGCGCAGGGTGCGACCGGTTCGAACGGCCAGAGCTTTGTGAACATGCGTGGTCTTGGCGCCAACCGCACGCTCGTGCTGGTCGATGGCCAGAGGTTCGTTCCTTCCACCAGCCAGGCGACCGTCGATCTTGCGATGCTGCCAAGCTTCCTGATCAAGCGAGTCGATATCGTGACCGGCGGCGCTTCGGCATCATGGGGTTCGGACGCGGTCGCGGGCGTGGTGAACTTCGTGCTCGACCACCAGTTCAGCGGCCTGAAGGCGAATATAGCGGGCGGCATAGCGGAACGCGGCGATGGCCAGAACTTCACCATGAGCGCAGCCTATGGGCGGAATCTCGGCGATCGGCTGCATGTCATTATCGGGGGCGAATATTACCACCATGAAGGCGTCCCGGCCCGGTCGCGTCCCTGGTCGGAAAATCGTGGCGATACCACGCTAATAGCCACGCCTGGCTACACCCCCACCAACGGCCTGCCCCGTCTGACGCTCTCGCCCTTTGTCTACGGCAATGCTCCCTATGCGGGCGTAATCGTGAATCCGCCCTTGCGTGGAACGACCTTCAATCCCGACGGTACGGTGAGTGCGACGCCATTCGCCTATTGTCGCTCGACCACCACATTGACCGCCAGCAACGAGCTTTGCGACGGCCCGCGCGACGGGCGTATCTACAGCACCTACTATACCGTGATGACACCGAAGCAGGATCGGGGAACCGGCTATATCCGCTTCGATTTCACCCCATCGGACAACATTACCCTGCATGCCGACGCGCTGTATGGATCGAGCAAGACCGAGTTCACCTCCACCCTGGCGACGACGACCGTGCTGGGGGCGCTGACCATCCCCACAACCAATCCGTTCGTACCGGCAACGCTGCGCAATCAGCTTGTCGCGGCGGGCCAGACCGCGTTCACGTTCCAGCGCAGCTTCCTGGACTTCAACAACGGCGACGGTTTCTCGCATGTCACCCGCCACAACCGGACACAGCGCTATACCGCCGGCCTGGATGCCGATCTGGGCGACCGCTGGAAGCTTCGCGGCTATTTTGAATATGGCAAGAACCGCAGCGATTTCGTCTTCGACACGATCCCAATCGTCAGCCGTTTCCGCGAGGCCGTAGATGCGGTGGTATCGCCAAGCGGCGCGATCGTCTGCCGCTCGACGCTTACCAATCCCAACAATGGCTGCGTTCCCCTGAACCCCTTCATCTCGTCGGGCCGCTCCCAGCAGGAACTGGCTTATTATATCGGCGCTTCCGAATCGACCCTGTGGATCCGGGAACATGCGGCGGCGGTGAACCTCAACGGGGAGCCGATCACCCTGCCCGCGGGGCCGGTGTCCATCGCCCTTGGCGCGGAATATCGCAAGAACAGCGCCAGACAGGTCGTCGATGCCCTTTCGGCGGCACGCGCCTTTGTCGGGGCCAACCAGCAGCCCTTGCGCGGCGCCCTGTCCGCCAAGGAAGTGTTCGGCGAAGTGGTGGTGCCGATCGTGAAGGATGTACCGCTGCTCAACAATCTCGATGTCAGCGGCGCGGCGCGCGTGACCGACTATAGCAATAGCGGCACGGTCACTACCTGGAAGGCCGGCGTGAACTATAATCCGATCGCCGATCTGCGGCTCCGCCTCACCCGCTCACGCGATATCCGGGCACCCAATATTCTGGAACTTTACAACTCGGCCCTGCAGACGACGGTGACCGTGATCGACCCGCGCACCAACACGTCGGTCGCCGCGCAGAACTTCACGGTCGGCAATACGAATCTGCAGCCCGAGATCGCCGATACGCTGGCATGGGGCTTCGTCTACCGCCCCTCCTGGTTGCGGGGCTTCGGACTGTCCGTCGATTTCTTCAATATCAAGATCAAGGAAGCGGTCGGCACCCTGTCGAACCAGGATATCCTTAACCGCTGCCAGGCCGGCAACGCCGATCTGTGTACTCTCGTAACCAGGAACGCAGCCGGGACCATCACCGCCATCACCAACCAGGTGCTCAACCTGCGGCGTGTCGACGTCAAGGGGATCGACTTCGACGCGAGCTATGCGTTTGATCTCGGGGCCGGCCGCATGGCCGTGCGCGGCCTGGCCAATTATGTCAGCAAATTCCAGACGTCGGATGGCGTGACATCGATCAACCAAGCCGGAAGCCTGCTGAACGGCCAACCCAAGTGGAGCGCCGATGTAACCGTCAATTACAACATAGGCCCAGTCGGTATCATGACCAATTGGGTGTATATAGGTAGCGGATCTTATGATAATCAGTACAAGGAAGGTATTGATATCAATGACAATCGCGTAGGCAGTATAAATTATTTCAATCTGCAGGCGGATTACACCCAGAAGGTGGGCAACGGAAAGATCGTATATTATTTCAAGGTGGACAATATATTCGATCAGAGCCCACCAAATGAGTTCCCTATCGTCGGCAACAATTATGACCGCGTCGGACGCCGATTCCTGGCCGGTGCCCGTTTCCAGTTCTGA